The Vicia villosa cultivar HV-30 ecotype Madison, WI linkage group LG1, Vvil1.0, whole genome shotgun sequence genome includes a region encoding these proteins:
- the LOC131639891 gene encoding uncharacterized protein LOC131639891: MRGSIGARLQNSNIPNATRKTLASFSTSSGFGGGGDGRGGGRGRGGSFSGPPQFNFNDKAPGNPNSGESKSDTTESPIPPGAGRGHGRGGTVPPPAGFPSFSSFMSSIQQPSVGRGRGFGPLPPQSENDKQQEQKADSVPKKPIFFKREDNVSQTETNQSLPPKKPIFTRTEEVKPIDLSGDNESDSRFSMSLSGVLPGTGRGKSVEQADREAPQVTVENRHIRIRQTPGDAASGNVPKRQPMLSQDDGDGSSSERGREPRERGAFVRGRGRGRGRGRGVGRGFRGAGADDRMGQIQDSARSNAAGLYTGDNADGEKLAKKVGPEIMNQLTEEFEEIVSRVLPSPLEDEYVEAFDINCGIEFEPEYIMEFDSNPDIDEKEPIPLRDALEKMKPFLMKYEGIQSQEEWEEIMKETMEKVPLLKKIVDHYSGPDRVTAKKQTEELERVAKTLPGSAPSSVKDFTNRAVISLQSNPGWGFDKKCQFMDKLVFEVSQHHK; the protein is encoded by the exons ATGAGAGGAAGCATTGGAGCAAGACTTCAAAATTCCAACATTCCCAATGCCACAAGAAAAACCCTAGCTTCATTTTCCACATCTTCAGGTTTCGGCGGCGGCGGGGATGGCCGTGGCGGTGGCCGTGGTCGAGGCGGCTCTTTCTCTGGCCCGCCACAGTTTAACTTCAACGATAAAGCTCCGGGTAACCCTAACTCCGGCGAATCGAAATCTGACACAACAGAGTCACCAATTCCTCCTGGTGCTGGCCGTGGCCATGGTCGTGGTGGAACAGTTCCTCCTCCAGCAGGTTTTCCTTCCTTTTCCTCATTTATGTCTTCCATTCAGCAACCTAGTGTAGGTCGTGGTCGAGGTTTTGGTCCATTGCcgcctcaatctgaaaatgataaGCAGCAAGAACAGAAAGCTGATTCTGTACCCAAAAAACCCATTTTCTTCAAAAGAGAGGATAATGTTTCTCAGACAGAAACAAATCAATCACTGCCTCCGAAAAAACCTATTTTTACTAGAACAGAGGAAGTTAAACCAATAGATTTATCTGGTGATAATGAGAGTGATAGTAGATTCTCAATGAGCTTATCCGGGGTGTTGCCTGGAACTGGGAGGGGGAAGTCCGTGGAGCAGGCGGATCGAGAGGCTCCTCAAGTTACTGTAGAGAATAGGCATATCCGCATTCGGCAAACTCCAGGTGATGCTGCATCTGGGAATGTTCCTAAGAGACAGCCAATGCTGAGTCAGGATGATGGTGATGGAAGTAGTAGTGAGAGAGGAAGAGAACCTAGGGAGAGAGGTGCGTTTGTTCGTGGCCGAGGTAGAGGACGTGGTAGAGGAAGAGGTGTTGGAAGAGGGTTTAGAGGGGCGGGTGCAGATGATAGGATGGGTCAGATTCAAGATTCAGCGCGTTCTAATGCTGCTGGGCTATACACTGGAGATAATGCAGATGGTGAGAAATTAGCTAAGAAGGTTGGGCCTGAGATAATGAATCAGTTGACGGAAGAGTTCGAGGAGATTGTTAGTAGAGTTTTACCCTCACCGTTGGAAGATGAATATGTGGAAGCATTCGACATTAATTGCGGT ATTGAGTTTGAGCCGGAATATATTATGGAGTTTGATAGCAATCCAGATATTGATGAGAAAGAACCAATTCCACTTCGGGATGCACTAGAGAAAATGAAACCATTCTTGATGAAATATGAGGGGATTCAAAGTCAAGAAGAGTGGGAG GAAATAATGAAAGAGACAATGGAAAAAGTTCCATTATTGAAAAAGATTGTTGATCACTACAGCGGACCAGATAGAGTAACCGCAAAGAAGCAAACAGAAGAATTAGAGAGAGTTGCTAAAACTCTTCCTGGAAGTGCGCCATCTTCTGTGAAGGATTTCACTAACCGAGCTGTTATCTCTCTCCAG